The Candidatus Methylacidiphilales bacterium sequence GACATCGGCCGGATGGACGAGGACGGATTTTTATATATTGAAGGGCGCCTGAGCCGATTTTCAAAGATTGGCGGCGAAATGGTTCCGCACGGGACGGTGGAGCATTACCTGGTCGAGGCGTTGCGGCGTGAGCAGGGCGAGGACTTCAACCTTGTGATCATGGGCGCCTCCGATGCGAAAAAGGGCGAATCACTCGTGGCGATTGTGAACCATCCCGTGGAGAAGGAAGCGCTGCGCCGGATTTTGTCCGAGCAAGGCCTGCCGAACCTCTGGGTGCCGAAGGCTGTTAAAGTCGCGCCCGTGATCCCCCACCTCGCCAGCGGCAAACTGGATTTACAGGCTTGCCAGGCGCTTGCTAATGAAGCAGCCAGAGATACGGCTCCGCCAGTTTAAAGCAGGAGCCGTCAACATTCAGCGTTCGGCTCTCAGCTTTGTACCCGGTTTCCGTTCTGCCCGACTTTCTGAATTCATAATTTCCTCCATTTTCATGGGTGACTTTTTGAGTTATTATGCGATAACTTCTCTCCACTGGGGGTTATTAAGGCATTACTAGTTTAGGGAAATACGGAAAAGAGGGCATCCGAACTGGATCAAGCTGAAAGGCTCAACTACATTCGATATGAATACACGAAGCATCGCATTACTGTGTGTCAGCCTTATTATTTGCACTTACATTGTGTCCAGCTTTTTTGCAAAGACGGCAATTAAAGCCGCTGAAACTGGAACTTCCGTCATAAAAGAGCCAATTCAGGATATAACAAAACTACCAAGTGAAGTCCTCGATTCCATAAAAGTGGGGATCAAGGCAGTCTGGAACGACAAACTAGCTGACCAGCAACGCGAAATTGATAGACTCAACATCGAAAGATCTAATTTAGATTCGGAAATTAATAGACTAAGGTCTCAAAGCGTAAAGATAACTGATATTCAAACGCAATTAACCCTGAATGTTATTTCCTGTGATGAGTCAATTTGGGATTGTAAAAAAATAGCGATTCAAAACGACACCTACCCATGGTTCGATCCTAATCCTATGCATAGAGACTATACTCTTGAGTACGTTGGAGTTATGGAATTAAAATACAAAAAAAATATCGGAATAGATTTGGAAAAACTGCGATTCAAGCTGGATAGGAATTCAAGAACCATCCTCATTGACGGATTCGACCGTGCCGTTAAGACCTCAATCGATAAAATACCAGTTGAGGAATGGAAGATGTCGGAAATACGAAAGCTTGAAAAGCCATCAAAATTATACCCGTATCAAACATCATCTATTATAAGTGATCCCAGCATAGAAAACCAAAAAGCCGCCCAAAAGCAAGAAGTAGTGGATAGAACTAACACTGCTCCTGTCCCAGAGTATTTGCAAATGCTAGCAAAGCAATTAACGTGCAAGTGGCTCACAGCATTATTTAGTCTTGCTGATTATCGCGTTGAAGTTGGATCAGTTGGCACCAATGAGGGCTTTACTTCGAGTAATATTTGCACTCAACTTCACGAGAATGTTGATAACGAAATACAAGTCAAAAGCAAAGCAATCGAGAAAAATGATGCATTACTTCGAAATACAAAGTTGGAGTACAACAAGGCCTTTGAAAAAGCTGTAGACGAGCAGATCGATAATGCAAAGAAACTAAGTAACCAGACTAATGAATCCACTAAGCAATGAATATAACTGCGGGTCGCGGCTTGACATGAACGAAATGATCCGCGCTCGCTAGCGCCTAATTACAAACTATGAGCTTATGAATCTCCATCCTAAAGAAAAGTACAAGCTGGAATACGCGGAAGTGGGCCGCCTGCGGCAACATTACAGCACTATCAGATCAAGCTTGACTACATTTGCCATGACATCTTCTTTGGCGGCATTCGCCAAATTCTTATCAGAAGCGCCAAGGCCATTGTATCTGGCTTTAATTGGATGGTTTATGTTCGTCGTTGCATTCATTGCTTGTTTTGTGTTTTCATATCGAACTGAAAAAGCTAATCTTTACGCAGAAATTCTTTGGCGCTGGTTCAAGTCAGAAAAGCAAAGCGAGCCTCCAAGTTTCTTGCAGTACAAAGAGAAAAGATGTGATGTGGTTTGTCAGATGTTGAGAGATGAAATGAATTGGTTTATGCTGGTAGCTCTTCTATTGATTGTAGTAGCGGCCTTTTATTTCTGACTGATACTGATTGGGGTCGCGGCTTGACATTGACAAAATCACAAATCGAGATGAACCTCGTCGTGCTGCCGGGAGCGGCATGGGATGGATCGACACGTTCTGCGGTTGCCGGACTCGCGATGACGAATCACTTGAGTTTGTCCCCGCTGGTATAGAGACCGACGCACCGCGTCATTGCGAGGAGAACGGCGGAGTCGGCCCTGTTCATCCTGTCAAAAATGTGTTTCCCTTTTGCGTTTTTTTGCGTTGTTTCGCGGGCAACATAAACCCCCTTGTCAGGGGGATGGAAACTGAGGAAACAGAAGGTGAACAAAATTCTCCGTTTACTCTGCCTGCTCGCGATGCCTATCGGAGTTAGCTCCTGTTAGAGCATATTGTATTTATTCTGCCGCACGTTCATGCGTTCTGCGGCGGCGGACGAGGAGCGCAGCGACGCGGCAATCCGGAAACCAGCTTATGGGTATGGAGTGGATCGTCACGGCCCAACTCCGACATGCGTCGCGAGTGGAATAACCACACACCCCGAAGCGGTCGCCGCGGCGACCTTTCCGCCCCTCTTGATAGAGGGGACTTTTAAAGCAGGAGCTCATAGCCATCCCAGCTTTCAACATCCATTTTTATTCGTGGTTAAGTTTTTCCTCCATTTTTGTGATTTTTGCGCCTTTTCGCGGCCAAACGGTTTTAAATTTTCGCGTTGTTTCGCGGGCAACACAAACCCCCTTGTCAGGGGGATGGAAACTGAGGAAACAGAGGGTGAACAAAATTCTCCGTTTACTCTGCCTGCTCGCGATGCCTATCTGAGTTAGCTCCTGTTAGAGAAAAGTGGAAAACATCCGCCGGACAGGATGTCCGCCGGGTGCGGGCAAGATGCCCGCGCTCCTGTAAGACACAAAACAATTTCATGCGGGGATTGGGGTCGCGGCGGACGCACTTTAAAAATGTATTCCTGCGTCTTCGCGTGTGCCGCAGGCGCATGGCGACTCTGGGTTAAAGTCATACACACTCCAAAGCTTATGGAGAAGCCCTTCGCAGGGTGGAAAGGCTTTACTCACCCGTCCATGGCCCGAACAACTTATACATGGCCTCGGCGGGAAAATATTTGCCCGGGCATGCCGTCGGCCGGATGTTGATGTCGCGGTGCACCACAAACCGCGGCTTGATATGTTCCACGTTTTGAACCCTGTCCTGCAGATACGTGATCAACTCGATCAGCGCCGCCATTTGTTTGCGCGTCGGCCGGGTGGTGTTGAAATCCCCGACCAGGCAGATTCCGATCGCCACCTCGTCCTGCTCCTCACTGCGGAGATGTCCGCCCTGCAACTGCTTGAGCCAGCGATTGCCCACTTCAATCTCTCCGTCGCCGGTGTCGGTCCCGTTCCCGATGACAAAATGATAGGCCATGCCGTTTTCCATTCCCCTGACATTCCGGTGATAATATTCAAAAATGCGAGCGCTGCCGTTGGGCGTGCCGCTGTGATGCACGACAATATAACGCCAGATGCGTGAGCCAATCCTCGGCTCGTCGATCTTGTCCTTGGCCCTTGAAACAAACAGGTAGCGTGGCGCCACCCTGGGCGGTTTCGGAGCCGGACTGTTCTCGATCCGGGCAACCGGCACCGCACGGAGCGGAGATCCTGTCTTCAAGAGCAACTTTTGCCCAACCCGGATCTGTCCGTTGCGCAATCCATTGAGGCGCATGATTTCCGCCGGAGAGACTCCAGATTGCCGCGAAATACTGGATAGGGTATCCCCCTTTTTTACAACATAAAATTCCGGCTCGCCTGAGTCTTCCTGCGATTTATCCTTCCCGGGCTTTTCCAATGCAGAATTCCCGCCAGACCCGGCACCAGGGATTTGGACCGCATCTCCGGGCTTGAGGGAACGGCTGTCGATTCCGGGGTTGGCCGCCACAATCTCACTCACCGACACGCCATAGTTGTGGCTCAGGCTGTAGAGTGTCTCTCCCTTTTTTACCGTGTGGGTGGCCGCGTCAGCAACCTGCAACAGCAGCAGGAAAATGACTCCGCACGCCGAAAGAAACCGTTTGCACATAATCGGGCTCATTCTGGAAAATTAGCCTTTTGTGCCGCCCGATTCGGTTTTATCATGATCCAAGGCATGCAACATCCTTCCAAAGTCCTTCACGACAAGCAAAGCGAAAGAGACACGCGCAAGCTCCGCATCGACAAGGTGGGGGTCAAGGGACTGAAACATCCCATTGAAATCGCCGACAAGGCCCACCATCGCCAGAACACCGTTGCGACCATCGCCTTGACGGTGGATCTGCCCCACCATTTCAAGGGCACCCACATGAGCCGTTTTGTCGAGGCTTTGAATTCACACGGACGCCTGATCCAGGTTGAGAGCATCCCCAGGATTCTCAAAAGCCTGCAAGCACGCCTGGAAGCCAAGACCGCCCATCTGGAAATGGAGTTTCCCTTCTTTCTGGAAAAGAAGGCGCCGGCCACATCTGCGGTTGGGCTGCTCGATTACATGGTACGCTTTGACGCCCAGGCGAACGGCAAACGCACGGAGTTCAGGGTCACCGTGGTGGTGCCGGTCACGACCCTTTGCCCCTGCAGCAAGGCCATCAGCGCCCGCGGCGCGCACAACCAACGGGGCCACGTCACGCTTGCGGTCGAGTTTAAAAAAATCGTCTGGATCGAGGACTTGATCTCACTGGTCGAGCAATCGGCCAGTTGCGAATTGTATTCACTGCTGAAACGCCCGGATGAAAAGTACGTCACGGAAAAGGCGTATGACAATCCCGTCTTTGTCGAGGACCTGGTCCGGAACGTCGCGCTTCGCTGCAACGCCCACCCTCACATCACCTGGTACCGGGTTGAGGCTGAAAACATGGAGAGCATTCACAATCACAACGCCTATGCGATGATTGAGAAGGGGTGACGGCGGAGGAACGACATGAAAGCCCTGCCCCGGATCGTAAAGTTGCATGGCGGCCAATACCTGCTGCGCGCCCTTGGCCCGCCCGACATGGAGCAGCTCAGGACCTTTTTTTATTCCCACACGCCCGAGACCATTCACCTCCGCTATGGGTATATGATCAAGGACATGACGCCGGAACGCGCCGCCCTCCTCGTCGGAGTGGACCAAACCCGCGATTTTGCGCTTGGGATTTTCGAGGATTCACCAAAGGGACAAATCCTCGACGCGGTGGGGCGCTATTGCCTGGATGACACCGGCGCATCAGCCGAGATGGCTTTTGTTGTCCGTGAAAGCAAACGCGGGTTGGGCATGGCAAGCTTGCTGCTTCAAACCCTGGTTGACGCCGCGCAAAGCCGGCATTTGATGGAAGCGTGGGCCAGCGTTGCGCCCGACAATCACACAATGCTGCATTTGTTGCACAAGGCGGGATTCAAAACCGGCAAGCCCTCATCCGACGGCAATCTGGTGTGGAGACTCGGTCTTTCAAAAAAGCCAGCCAGATGATCTAACAATCGAAAAAGCTAAATTTTTAACAGGAAGATCGCAAAAAACGTTTTTGCAAAGCGAGCGTGGAAATGGGAAAAGTCAAAAGTGTGAATTAGAAAACCCTCTGCGTTCACGGCGACTGCGGTGAAAGCGCTTTGTTTGATCCGTTTAATGCGAGACCCAATATTCCAGCGGGTTGTTCATGCGCTCCGCCAGTTCCGCCGTGTAGCCCTGCCATTCGGCCGCGGATGTAAACCGTCCGTCCCTGTCCCAGGCGTGCAGATAATAGACGAGCACCGGGAAATCCGGTTTCCGCAAATACACCAAATGGTCGCCGATTGTGTCCACCCCCGGCGGGCTTTCAATGAAATCACGGGGGCGAAAAATAAGCGCCGATGCCAGAAAGGCGGAGACCGGCTTCGCAGGGTCCTCCACGATGACAGAACCTTGCGAGGTAAGGACAAGCCGGTTGTCGAATAGTTGCAACCTCTCCTGTCCGGGCAAGGAAGTTATGCCGGCGCCAAATTTCAAGGGGATGGAATTGTCGGGCCAATGCACCGCATGAAATTCAACCTTGAGAAAGCGCTGGCCTGCGTCGATTTCGATCCGTTCGGAAAGTTCGACATTCCCGGCCTGTGTTTGCCAGTTTTTGATGCTGAGGTCCACAATTCCGCGCAAGGGGCCGGAAGCAACAAGCCCGTATGTGGTTTGGGCCTGATTATCAAATGGCCGTTCGTTTCCCGCCGAGCCGGGCCCGCAATTCAAAAACACCGAACCGGCACCCATACCCGCACCCGGACGCAGATAATTCGAGGCCACCGGTGCGGTTCCTACTTTTCCCCTCATGAAAATTGTTTTGGCGCCGAGGAGAGCCGGATTCGTCTTTCCATAGACATTCAAGCTCTGCGCGTCGAAACAGGCGTAGGCCAGCCACTCGGATTCCCATACGGCGCCCTGCAGACCCGGAACGACCTGATTTAAAAGATGGGCATCCGCCCGTTTCAAAAACGCATGCCGCGACATTTCTCCCGGGTAACACAAGCATGAGATGCTTTCATACGGGCCCAATGAAACCTCAAAAAAAAGTTCATCCGGCCTGCCATCTCCGTCAAGGTCGTCGATTTGAAATGGAATATCCCGGCCTGCCGAATCCCTCAGCGCCATTCCATTCCTACGTACGGAGGACGGAAGTTTCCCCAACGGAATGGAAATGCCTTCATCATTCCGGATCAACCCCGTGGGATTGCTGACCGTAATGCAAATCGGCTGGTTGCCCCTGGAACAGCCCGCTGCCAGAACCGACAGCAGACTCAGAACAAAGACGGCAAAAAAACGGTTCCGCGCCTGCCTGGTGGACTTCGAAACTGCCATGGAAAAGGAGCATGGCCGAATCCCCCCTATTGTTCAAGCCGGGCTATAGATTTTCCACCGCAGCGCGATCGTGGCGGATGTCGTGCGCGGTGTACAAATAATGCACCTCTTCCGCGATGGCTTTGGCATAATCCGCGCAACGCTCGAGGCTCCTTGAAATAAACAGGATGTGGATGAAGGCCGGTATGTTCTTGGGATTTTTTGCCATGGCTTTGTTAAGGGCAATTTCATTTTCCTTGTTGATCTCGTCCACCTCGCGGTCGGCCAGCACAATCGGCGCAGCCTTGTCCGGCTCGACTTCCACAAACGCATTGATGGCATCACGCATCATGCCGATCACCAGTTTCCCCATCAAGCGGATATCGACTTCAGTGGGCACCTCAGGCAACGCATTCAAATGGCGCGCGCGCCGGGCAATGGTGACCGCCTGGTCCGCCATTCCCTCCAAAGCCTGTGAAATTTTTGACGCGCAAAAGGCCACGCGGCAGGCGGTGGCGGTCGGGCCGTGGGTTGCAAAATAGGTCACCACCAGTTCATCAATGTTGATTTCCAGTTTGTCGATCACCGTGTCTTCCGACTCCACGACCCTGGACTTTTCGTCGTTTCGCTCAAAATAGGCCGCCAGCGCCAGGTTGAGATTCCGGTCGGTCAAACTGGACATCATCAAAAGCGTGTCTTTCAAATTCAGAAGATGGCCGCGGAATATGCCGCGCATGTGTTCAAGTCGTTCCTGTTCCATAGAATAAAATCTCCGTGCTTGTTGTTTCCCTGTCGGGCGGTTTCGCCATTCAATCATCCAAATCGTCCGGAGATGTAATCTTCCGTCTGTTGTTTTGCCGGATTGGTGAATATTTTCTCCGTGCGGTCGAACTCGATCAATTTGCCCAGGTAAAAGAATGCCGTAAAGTCCGAACACCGGCCCGCCTGTTGCATGTTGTGCGTCACAATGACAATCGTATAGCTCTTTTTTAATTCCTCGATGAGTTCCTCCACCTTCATCGTGGCGATGGGGTCCAGAGCGGAGCAGGGTTCGTCCATGAGAATGATTTCGGGCTCAACCGCTATGGCCCGGGCAATGCAAAGGCGCTGCATCTGCCCGCCAGATAATCCGGTCGCCGGATCACTCAGTCGGTCTTTGACCTCGTCCCAAAGCGCGGCGCCGCGCAGGCTTTTTTCAACCACCTCATCCAGAATGCTTTTGTTCCGGATGCCCTGCAGGCGGAGGCCATAGACGATGTTTTCGTAGATCGACTTGGGGAAAGGGTTGGACTTCTGGAAAACCATGCCCACGCGTTTGCGCAGCTCGATGACATCGACATCCTTCGAGTAAATATCCACGCCGTTGATTTTGATTCCACCCCTGTCTCCGATGCGGGTGAAGTCGATCAGGTCGTTCATCCGGTTGAAACAGCGCAGCAGCGTTGATTTCCCGCAACCGGAAGGCCCGATGAACGCCGTGACCATTCCCTTTGGGACATCCAGATTGATTTCATGCAGGGCATGGCTGTTGCCGTAATAAAAGTCCAGATTCCGGACTTCGATGCAGGCGTCCAGGGGCCGTCCGTCCATGCTCAGGACGTTCGGATTGGTTTCTGTTTTACGTTCTGCTGCGCCTGTTTTCTCGCTCATGAGTTGAATTCCCATATTAGATCTCCGGGGTTTTCGATTCGATCCCAAAATATGAAGTTGTCACCACTTGAATTTCTTTCGCACATGGATGCGCAGCAGAATGGACGTCAGCGCAATCAGCATCACGATGAATAAAAAGACAAACGCCGAGCCATATTGCACTTTTTCGGTGTATTCGTTTTGCGGTACGCGGGCGCTGACCACGAAAATATGGTAGGGCAGCGCCATGACTCCGCTGAAGAAAAAGTCCGTCCATTTGTCCACTTCCCACGGGAGCTTGTCCCGCACCACATACGCCGCGGTGAACATGATGGCCGCCGTTTCCCCCGCAATCCGCGCCACACCCATAATGGACGAGGTCAGGATGCCCGGCAACGCGTAGGGGAGCACGTTCTCATAAATGGTCTGCCATTTCGTAGCGCCCAACGCGAGGGATCCTTCACGAAAGCCCTGGGGCACCGCCCGCAGCGATTCCTCGCTGCCGGTGATCACGATGGGCAACACCATGAAGGCCAGGGTAAACCAGCCCGAAAGCAGCGAGACATTCCATTTGAAGAGAAGGACAAACATCGCATAGCCCCACATGCCAAAAACAATCGATGGCACGCCCGCCAGATTCATGATTGAGAGGCGGATCAGTACAATCGCCCGTCCGCCGCGGCTGTATTCGCTCAGATAGGTTGCGGTAATGACGCCCAAAGTCATGGCGATGACCATGGAACCCGCAACCAGCAGCACCGTGCCGACAATCGCCGGGAAAATGCCGCCGGCGGCATAGACTTGCGACTTTTCATCCGCAATGGAGTCGCTGCCGTTTTTATTCAAATAGTCGCGGTACGCCCTGTCTCCGAGCTGGAGAGTTTCGCCATTCTTCAGGGTCAGGACATGGAGGGATTCAGGCGATTCGGTCAGGAACGGCACATTGACAAAGGGGGCGGTGCTTTGAAACACCACGCGTCCGCCCTTCCATCCAATTTCCAAAAAGATAAGCCCGGCAAAAGCGATGATCAGATAGGTTGCGAGGCGGAACACCCAGAAGGAAGCCGCTTCGAACCTTTTGCTCAAAGTGGCCCGCTTGATAAATGGATTGGCTGCGGTATGCATAGGTTAGCCCACCGAAATCTTGAATTTACGAACGAAAACCTGCGCGATGTAATTGATCAGCAATGAAATCAAGAACAGCATGATGGCCAGCATGAACAAGGCGCGGTATTGCAGGCTGTTTTTCACCACTTCCGGGATTTCCTGCGCCACAAGCCCTGTCATGGTATGCACCGGCTGGAAAATAAAACCCAGACCCTGGGTAAAGTCGGGGATTTGAATGCGGTTGCCCGCGCACAACAGCACCACCATCGTCTCTCCGATCACCCGGCCAAAGCCCAGCAGCACCGCGGATATGATTCCGGAAAGGCTGGCGGGAATCAGAATGCGCAGGATGGTTTGAAGCCGGTTTGCCCCCAGCGCGAAGGAGGCCTCCTTGTACGACTTGGGGACATTGTTCAGGGCGTCCTCCGAAAATGTAAAGATGGCCGGCACACCCATCAGAGCCAGCAGAATGCCGGCCGTGATGATGTTCAATCGCTCAGAAATCGGAAAAAAGGGAACCCAGGATGTTAGCGTCCTTGCGGCTGCATTCAAGCCGGACGGCAGCCATTGGATGAATGCCGGAAGATGCGCCACCCAGGCCGGATCGAAAAGGATGCCGTTTGAAAAGTCGCGTATGGCTGTTCCAAGAATCGCAACCCCGAAAAACCCCAACACCACGGATGGGATAACCGCGATAAACTCAATGAACGGCTTGATCAGGTTCTGTTCGTGAATATTGGCGACCTGGTTGATATACACCGCCGCCCCTACCCCCAGCGGCACGGCGATGACCAGAGCCACAACGCTTACGGCCAGTGATCCGACAAACAGGGGAACCATTCCATACCAGTCCTGCCAGAAACTCTGCGTCACCCATTGCGGCCCGAAAAGAAAGCGGGTCAGGGTTTCATGGACCGGGATCGTCGTATCATAGCTCCAATTCGCGAGCTTTCGTTCGGTATCCGGGAAGGCATTGATGTATTTTCCGGCAGCGGCCTTAAAATGCACGGCCTGGCTTTTTAGCTTTGGATCGTCGGATGCTGGAAATTCCAAAAGCAATAAACCCAATCTCTTCTTCAATGTTTGGTTGATTTCCACAAGCCGGGGAATTTGGGCTTTCAGCGCTTCCGATTCCTTTCTGAAATCCACGGTTTCAACTTCCAATTTCGCAGCTTCATCCTTGGACCCGGCCTTGAGATACTGTTCCCTTGCAATGGAATTTTCCTTCGCCACACCCCAGCGCTCTTTTACGGCCGCCGCCTGCTGGGTTAACTCTCTAACGAAATCCTGAAGCGGAATGCTGGATTCATCAAAATCCTTCCGAAATTGCGCAAGCGGCGCGGTGGCTTCTGCGATTTTTCCCTCATCCATCCCGCCTTTCCTGAGCTCGCCGTTTTTACGGTCCAGCATTTTATCGAGGTATTGGGTGAGGGCGGAGTGCGCCTCCGCCTGATCCTTGATGATATCCACGAACTCCAGGCCACACTGGCGGTACATCTGGAGGTTTTCGTAATTTTGAGGAAAGAAACCCAGACCTTCTCGAAACAGTGAAAACGTGATCAGGCCCAGGACGAGGATGGCGATCCATGCGTTGCCAAAGAAAAAATAGTGGATGATCTGGTCCATCGACAGGCCCAGAATCCTGAATTTATTTTTCGACAGAACGGCCTCGTGCATGGGCCGTTGGTCGAGGCGCTTGATATCTGTTTTGGCGGACATAGGGGATCAAATTGAACCAGGTTCGCCGCAGAGAACACTGAGGAAAAGCAAATTTAAGTTTTAAGCTCCACGTCCTTTGCGATCTTCCTGTAATATCGTTTTACTTCATGCCTTAGTGTCTTCGTGTTTCCAGCTCAAGTTTCCACACAAAAAAGCCCGCCGAGTATCGAACTGCAGCGGGCTTCCTAATAATGGCCTTACCAATAGGGTTATTTCATGGGAACAAAACCAACCTGATCCACAATCTTGGAGCCGTCCGCTCCAAGAACAAAGTGGATGAAATCAGCCACGAGTCCGGTCGGAGCGCCTTTGGTGTAGAAGAAGGTCGGACGGGCCAGCGGATAGGAATGGCTCTGTACGCTGGCTTGGGTCGGAAGACCGCCATCGACAGAAACAGCCTTGATACCCGGGGCTTTCAGATAGGCCATCCCGACGTAGCCGATGCCACTCGGGTTTTTGCCCACTTCAGCCGCGATCTGTTCGTTGCCCGCCATTTTCTGGGCGCTGCCGGCATAATCATGCTTGCTCATCGCCAGTTCCTTGAAGTCAGCGTAGGTGCCGGAAGCGGTATTACGGGTGTAGATCGAAATCTTTCCCGCTTTGCCACCCACAGCGCTCCAGTCGGTGACCTCACCGGTGAATATCTGCTCAACCTGGCGTTTGCTCAGCGCGCTGATCGAATTGCTGGTGTTGACAATCACCCCAATGCCGTCCCACGCGACCACGGTGGGAAACATTTTGACGCCGTTTGCGCCGGCTGTCGCAACTTCAGTGGGCTTCGCGCGGCGGCTGGACATGCCGATATCAGCAGTGCCATCAATGATGGCGGCGATGCCGGTGGTGGAGCCTTCCGCTGCGATCTCAAACGTCACGCCGGGGTGCTGGGCTCTATAAGCTTCCGCCAACTGGGGAACCAGTTTGGCGCCGAGTGTATCCGAGCCTTTGAGCACCAGTTTTTCCGCTTTGACAGCGGGAAGCAGCGCCAGCGAGGCAAGGATCAGGGAGAGAATGGATTTTTTCATGGTTTTTGTAGGGTTATACTTTGGGGTTATCCCATCCCAGGAAGCCCCGCATAAACGGGGCTTCCATCGGATGAGAGATTAGAACTTAGAACTTCCATATCAAGTCAACTTGCACGAGATCGGTGTTGGAAAAGTCGCTTTTTGTGACACCAGCGGTCGGTAGAACCTGGGTAACATCGGTAACGTTGTTGTCAATCTGCCCACTGTGGCGCCAGTTCACGGAACCTGTGATGTTCTCAGTGAAGTTATAGCTGGCTTTCAAGCCGAAACCTGCGCCGTTGAGCGAGCCACCATTCCAGTCAGAGTCGATGAGAGCGCCGGTCCAGGAATAGGTTTCATAGTAGGCATATGTGCCGTCCAAAGCCCAGCCGCCTTTGCCTTTACCCTTGGTTCCACCGCCACTGATCTGGTAACCGAGCAGGAA is a genomic window containing:
- the pstB gene encoding phosphate ABC transporter ATP-binding protein PstB, with the translated sequence MDACIEVRNLDFYYGNSHALHEINLDVPKGMVTAFIGPSGCGKSTLLRCFNRMNDLIDFTRIGDRGGIKINGVDIYSKDVDVIELRKRVGMVFQKSNPFPKSIYENIVYGLRLQGIRNKSILDEVVEKSLRGAALWDEVKDRLSDPATGLSGGQMQRLCIARAIAVEPEIILMDEPCSALDPIATMKVEELIEELKKSYTIVIVTHNMQQAGRCSDFTAFFYLGKLIEFDRTEKIFTNPAKQQTEDYISGRFG
- a CDS encoding GNAT family N-acetyltransferase; translation: MKALPRIVKLHGGQYLLRALGPPDMEQLRTFFYSHTPETIHLRYGYMIKDMTPERAALLVGVDQTRDFALGIFEDSPKGQILDAVGRYCLDDTGASAEMAFVVRESKRGLGMASLLLQTLVDAAQSRHLMEAWASVAPDNHTMLHLLHKAGFKTGKPSSDGNLVWRLGLSKKPAR
- a CDS encoding DUF4861 family protein: MAVSKSTRQARNRFFAVFVLSLLSVLAAGCSRGNQPICITVSNPTGLIRNDEGISIPLGKLPSSVRRNGMALRDSAGRDIPFQIDDLDGDGRPDELFFEVSLGPYESISCLCYPGEMSRHAFLKRADAHLLNQVVPGLQGAVWESEWLAYACFDAQSLNVYGKTNPALLGAKTIFMRGKVGTAPVASNYLRPGAGMGAGSVFLNCGPGSAGNERPFDNQAQTTYGLVASGPLRGIVDLSIKNWQTQAGNVELSERIEIDAGQRFLKVEFHAVHWPDNSIPLKFGAGITSLPGQERLQLFDNRLVLTSQGSVIVEDPAKPVSAFLASALIFRPRDFIESPPGVDTIGDHLVYLRKPDFPVLVYYLHAWDRDGRFTSAAEWQGYTAELAERMNNPLEYWVSH
- the phoU gene encoding phosphate signaling complex protein PhoU, whose product is MEQERLEHMRGIFRGHLLNLKDTLLMMSSLTDRNLNLALAAYFERNDEKSRVVESEDTVIDKLEINIDELVVTYFATHGPTATACRVAFCASKISQALEGMADQAVTIARRARHLNALPEVPTEVDIRLMGKLVIGMMRDAINAFVEVEPDKAAPIVLADREVDEINKENEIALNKAMAKNPKNIPAFIHILFISRSLERCADYAKAIAEEVHYLYTAHDIRHDRAAVENL
- the pstC gene encoding phosphate ABC transporter permease subunit PstC, which produces MSAKTDIKRLDQRPMHEAVLSKNKFRILGLSMDQIIHYFFFGNAWIAILVLGLITFSLFREGLGFFPQNYENLQMYRQCGLEFVDIIKDQAEAHSALTQYLDKMLDRKNGELRKGGMDEGKIAEATAPLAQFRKDFDESSIPLQDFVRELTQQAAAVKERWGVAKENSIAREQYLKAGSKDEAAKLEVETVDFRKESEALKAQIPRLVEINQTLKKRLGLLLLEFPASDDPKLKSQAVHFKAAAGKYINAFPDTERKLANWSYDTTIPVHETLTRFLFGPQWVTQSFWQDWYGMVPLFVGSLAVSVVALVIAVPLGVGAAVYINQVANIHEQNLIKPFIEFIAVIPSVVLGFFGVAILGTAIRDFSNGILFDPAWVAHLPAFIQWLPSGLNAAARTLTSWVPFFPISERLNIITAGILLALMGVPAIFTFSEDALNNVPKSYKEASFALGANRLQTILRILIPASLSGIISAVLLGFGRVIGETMVVLLCAGNRIQIPDFTQGLGFIFQPVHTMTGLVAQEIPEVVKNSLQYRALFMLAIMLFLISLLINYIAQVFVRKFKISVG
- a CDS encoding LysM peptidoglycan-binding domain-containing protein, which produces MSPIMCKRFLSACGVIFLLLLQVADAATHTVKKGETLYSLSHNYGVSVSEIVAANPGIDSRSLKPGDAVQIPGAGSGGNSALEKPGKDKSQEDSGEPEFYVVKKGDTLSSISRQSGVSPAEIMRLNGLRNGQIRVGQKLLLKTGSPLRAVPVARIENSPAPKPPRVAPRYLFVSRAKDKIDEPRIGSRIWRYIVVHHSGTPNGSARIFEYYHRNVRGMENGMAYHFVIGNGTDTGDGEIEVGNRWLKQLQGGHLRSEEQDEVAIGICLVGDFNTTRPTRKQMAALIELITYLQDRVQNVEHIKPRFVVHRDINIRPTACPGKYFPAEAMYKLFGPWTGE
- the pstA gene encoding phosphate ABC transporter permease PstA, with product MSKRFEAASFWVFRLATYLIIAFAGLIFLEIGWKGGRVVFQSTAPFVNVPFLTESPESLHVLTLKNGETLQLGDRAYRDYLNKNGSDSIADEKSQVYAAGGIFPAIVGTVLLVAGSMVIAMTLGVITATYLSEYSRGGRAIVLIRLSIMNLAGVPSIVFGMWGYAMFVLLFKWNVSLLSGWFTLAFMVLPIVITGSEESLRAVPQGFREGSLALGATKWQTIYENVLPYALPGILTSSIMGVARIAGETAAIMFTAAYVVRDKLPWEVDKWTDFFFSGVMALPYHIFVVSARVPQNEYTEKVQYGSAFVFLFIVMLIALTSILLRIHVRKKFKW
- the folE2 gene encoding GTP cyclohydrolase FolE2; amino-acid sequence: MQHPSKVLHDKQSERDTRKLRIDKVGVKGLKHPIEIADKAHHRQNTVATIALTVDLPHHFKGTHMSRFVEALNSHGRLIQVESIPRILKSLQARLEAKTAHLEMEFPFFLEKKAPATSAVGLLDYMVRFDAQANGKRTEFRVTVVVPVTTLCPCSKAISARGAHNQRGHVTLAVEFKKIVWIEDLISLVEQSASCELYSLLKRPDEKYVTEKAYDNPVFVEDLVRNVALRCNAHPHITWYRVEAENMESIHNHNAYAMIEKG